The following coding sequences lie in one Polluticoccus soli genomic window:
- a CDS encoding O-acetyl-ADP-ribose deacetylase, translated as MAKLSVIKGDITLQEVDAIVNAANTSLLGGGGVDGAIHLAAGPGLLDACRKLNGCATGEAKITEGFRLPAEYVIHTVGPIWHGGNNQEGQFLSNAYYNSLVLAVRYNVHTIAFPNISTGVYGFPKDKAAKIAVETVQRFNGEHPGKLEEVRFVCFDEENYNLYDALLK; from the coding sequence ATGGCTAAACTGAGCGTTATAAAAGGTGACATTACCTTACAGGAGGTAGATGCAATTGTGAATGCAGCCAATACTTCCCTGCTTGGGGGCGGAGGTGTGGACGGGGCGATACACCTTGCGGCAGGTCCCGGCCTGCTGGACGCCTGCAGAAAACTAAATGGCTGCGCTACCGGCGAAGCCAAAATAACGGAAGGTTTCCGGCTGCCGGCGGAATATGTGATACACACCGTGGGTCCGATCTGGCATGGAGGCAACAACCAGGAAGGTCAATTCCTGTCTAACGCGTATTACAATAGCCTGGTGCTGGCGGTGAGATATAATGTGCACACTATAGCCTTCCCAAACATCAGTACGGGCGTATACGGATTCCCGAAAGACAAGGCAGCAAAGATCGCAGTGGAAACAGTACAACGTTTTAACGGAGAACACCCAGGCAAACTGGAAGAAGTGCGGTTTGTTTGCTTTGATGAGGAGAACTATAATTTGTACGATGCGTTGCTGAAGTAG
- a CDS encoding terminase small subunit, translating to MNPKQQAFVCEMLRHGNRAEAYKAAYHSTSNNQHSLQSAANRLMKNPEVSGAIRSVHERIYAEVQEELKARITREVLTVQRKRELLAQIAEGEWMLQPPPADMSEQRTAVLIPTLKERLKALDMDNRMTGAYEKEETTKHNNTQQEPPDTANNDEAVTLVPATESVQQTPQPLPHIRMPFIIPVVDTHDPQLNRPVTSTTVLLQQPPWLQPVRV from the coding sequence ATGAACCCTAAACAACAGGCCTTTGTCTGCGAGATGTTACGTCACGGCAACAGGGCAGAAGCGTACAAGGCCGCTTACCATTCAACATCAAACAACCAGCATTCGCTCCAATCAGCTGCCAACAGGCTGATGAAAAATCCGGAAGTTTCAGGAGCAATCCGTTCCGTGCACGAGCGCATTTACGCCGAAGTGCAGGAAGAATTGAAAGCGCGCATTACACGCGAGGTGCTCACTGTTCAGCGCAAGCGCGAGCTGCTGGCGCAGATAGCCGAAGGCGAGTGGATGCTACAGCCACCACCCGCTGATATGTCAGAACAACGTACAGCTGTTTTGATCCCGACCCTAAAAGAACGGCTGAAAGCCCTCGACATGGATAACAGGATGACTGGTGCATATGAGAAGGAAGAGACAACAAAACACAACAATACGCAACAAGAGCCGCCTGATACCGCCAACAATGATGAGGCTGTTACTCTAGTTCCCGCAACAGAATCTGTACAGCAAACGCCGCAGCCACTGCCACACATTAGAATGCCCTTTATTATTCCCGTCGTTGATACTCACGATCCTCAACTCAATAGACCGGTAACAAGCACAACAGTGTTGTTGCAGCAGCCACCGTGGTTGCAACCCGTCAGGGTATAA
- a CDS encoding alpha/beta hydrolase has product MRHLLLALALSTLTCTAFAQSPTEDAPGNAPFVMGAVHKIASRQLTETRTINIYLPDGYKTNDTVYYPVIYLLDGSANEDFVHIAGLVQFFNMMQLMPPAIVVGIANIDRKRDFTFPTTIEKDKTAFPTTGGSEKFISFIEQELQPFIEKNYRTNSSKTIIGQSLGGLLATEVLYKKPALFNNYIIVSPSLWWDAQSLLKLKPEFAKAAQNTNIYLAVGKEGEVMERDAKELSKIVKSNKSFNTTFHYMPDEDHATILHHAVYDAFKEVLSKTN; this is encoded by the coding sequence ATGAGACACCTACTCCTGGCTTTAGCACTCAGCACCTTGACCTGCACTGCCTTCGCCCAATCGCCAACCGAAGATGCACCTGGTAATGCGCCATTTGTAATGGGCGCTGTTCATAAAATAGCTTCGCGCCAGTTGACGGAAACACGAACGATAAATATCTACCTCCCCGACGGGTATAAAACAAATGACACGGTATATTACCCTGTGATCTACCTGCTCGATGGGTCGGCTAACGAAGACTTTGTGCATATCGCCGGACTGGTGCAGTTCTTCAATATGATGCAGCTGATGCCGCCTGCAATTGTGGTGGGTATCGCGAACATCGATCGCAAGCGTGATTTTACTTTTCCTACAACGATTGAAAAAGATAAAACTGCATTCCCAACTACAGGTGGTTCTGAAAAATTCATATCATTTATTGAGCAGGAACTACAGCCGTTCATCGAAAAGAATTACCGCACCAATTCGTCAAAGACCATTATTGGTCAGTCGTTGGGCGGATTGCTGGCTACAGAGGTATTGTATAAAAAGCCCGCGTTGTTCAATAACTACATTATCGTTAGTCCCAGCCTATGGTGGGATGCACAATCGCTGCTGAAGCTAAAACCTGAATTTGCCAAAGCAGCACAGAATACCAATATCTACCTGGCCGTAGGCAAAGAGGGTGAAGTAATGGAGCGCGACGCGAAAGAATTGTCTAAGATCGTCAAGTCAAATAAGAGCTTCAACACAACATTTCACTACATGCCCGATGAAGATCATGCAACCATACTGCACCATGCAGTATATGATGCCTTCAAAGAAGTGCTGTCAAAGACCAATTAA
- a CDS encoding TolC family protein, giving the protein MRRLSFILLLIGFGAQAQERLTLEDAIARALEHNYDIRIADVAADQATVNNTWGNAGALPNINGNAGLNVASTNSETQFANGTEQIRKGARSTAYNGSIDLDWRLFDGGRMFLTKRQLNMQEDLAHMQLKEQVQRTVSQVIQAYAEVVWQKQQAITIDTALALATTRMVLSQVKYETGTSAKVDYLQARVDYNARQFDSLYREAAFNNSFASLNALMGTDPYATFDVDDSLQIDTTLQPTDHTRLQGENLTLDVFRRSAQISKLNSRIAKTYYLPTLDLSSAYNYNYSKSEAGFSLFNKSSGPSAGLDLSVPIFQGGNIRRQARVASLQSMRDQLLYERQNTELGRQYRTAWRNYEVSVDAYRLERQSILYARENMDIQRARFRVGIATTLETREAENGYVQALTRLNTAAYTLKVNETVVRELENQLVH; this is encoded by the coding sequence ATGCGCAGGCTTAGTTTCATATTGTTACTTATAGGTTTTGGTGCACAGGCGCAGGAACGACTCACGTTGGAGGATGCCATAGCCCGCGCGCTGGAACATAACTACGACATACGCATAGCTGATGTGGCCGCCGACCAGGCTACCGTCAATAATACCTGGGGTAATGCCGGTGCTCTTCCCAATATCAACGGCAACGCCGGACTCAACGTAGCCAGCACCAACTCCGAAACACAGTTCGCCAACGGTACCGAGCAAATACGCAAAGGCGCGAGATCAACTGCCTACAACGGTTCAATAGACCTTGACTGGAGACTTTTTGACGGTGGCCGCATGTTCCTTACAAAGAGGCAGCTGAACATGCAGGAAGACCTGGCGCATATGCAACTTAAAGAGCAGGTGCAGCGTACGGTATCGCAAGTGATACAGGCTTATGCGGAGGTGGTGTGGCAAAAGCAGCAAGCCATTACTATTGATACCGCTCTTGCACTGGCCACAACGCGTATGGTGCTCTCGCAGGTGAAGTATGAGACCGGTACGTCTGCCAAGGTAGACTACCTGCAGGCTCGTGTAGACTACAACGCCCGCCAGTTCGACTCACTGTATCGCGAAGCTGCATTCAACAACTCATTTGCCAGCTTGAACGCACTGATGGGTACCGACCCTTACGCTACGTTCGATGTAGATGACAGCTTGCAAATTGACACCACGCTGCAACCAACCGACCATACACGCCTACAGGGCGAGAACCTGACGCTGGATGTATTTCGCCGCAGTGCGCAAATATCAAAACTGAACTCCCGTATTGCTAAGACCTACTACCTGCCCACGCTCGACCTGAGCAGCGCTTATAACTACAACTATAGCAAGAGCGAAGCAGGCTTCTCGCTATTCAACAAAAGCAGTGGCCCATCTGCCGGCCTCGACCTTTCTGTGCCCATCTTCCAGGGTGGCAATATCAGGAGGCAGGCGCGTGTAGCATCATTGCAATCAATGCGCGACCAGTTGCTGTACGAAAGGCAAAACACTGAGTTGGGCCGTCAGTACCGCACTGCATGGCGTAACTACGAAGTGAGCGTAGACGCTTACCGCCTCGAACGCCAAAGCATCCTCTATGCCCGCGAGAACATGGACATCCAACGTGCCCGCTTCAGGGTAGGAATTGCAACTACGCTGGAAACCCGCGAAGCTGAGAATGGTTACGTCCAGGCATTAACCCGCCTTAACACGGCCGCTTATACATTGAAAGTAAACGAGACTGTTGTTCGTGAGCTGGAGAACCAGCTGGTGCATTAA
- a CDS encoding efflux RND transporter permease subunit: MSLPSLSLRRPVLAIVLNIIIIVFGVIGFMFLGVRDYPSIDPPIINVRTSYAGANPDIVETQITEPLEKSINGIAGIKTMSSTSAQGASNITVEFDLGIDLEAAANDVRDKVSQAIRSLPQDIDAPPVVSKADANASPIISMTVQSDTRNQLQLTEYAENVLVERFQTIPGVSSIQIWGQKRYAMRIWLDPLKMAGYSITFQDIQAALSKQNVELPSGKLSGANTELSVRTFGRLNTEEDFNNLIVKNVNGVDVQLRSIGEAVLGPENEESVLKESAIPMIALALTPQPGSNYVAIADEFYKRYGALKKDIPADLKVDIALDTTTYIKKSISEVEETLLISFVLVIIIIYLFFRDWLIALRPLIDIPVSLIGAFFIMYLMGFTINILTLLAIVLATGLVVDDGIVVTENIYKRIEKGMDKHRAAKEGSEEIYFAVISTSITLAVVFLPILFLQGFTGRLFQEFGVVVAGAVLISAFVSLTLTPVLNVLMTRKVHKHSRFYVKTEPFFAGMEHNYRRGVEWVMKRKWIAIAGIAACFAVIFMIGSQLQSELAPLEDRSRFRAQISAPEGTSYDAMDKYMDDLVGVVLDSVPEKEVVLSVTAPSFSGSGAVNTGFINVRLKEPNERTRSQEEIVQAVNRNFGKFTFGKAFAIQEQTISVQRGGSAYPVVFVLQNINFDKLTKALPVFLDEVAKNPTFQGTDADLKFNKPELTISIDRAKASQLGVSVADVSQTLQLALSNGRLGYFTMNGKQYQILGQVARQDREAPVDLKTIYVKNNIGEFISLDNLISMAETTSPSQIYHYNRYKSATISAGLAPGKTIGDGIAEMNKIYESLKKRGVVDESFSTSLGGASKDYVESSSNTLFAFVLALVLIYLILAAQFESFIDPLIIMLTVPLAIAGAVLSLWLFGHTLNIFSQIGMIMLIGLVTKNGILIVEYANHIRDQGKSKVEAAVTAATMRLRPILMTSLAMIFGALPLALSLGAASTSRIPLGVVIVYGVAFSLILSLFILPVMYTFLSRRKVQAVTAIDKISE; this comes from the coding sequence GTGGAGTTTGACCTTGGCATAGACCTCGAAGCGGCTGCTAACGACGTACGCGATAAAGTATCGCAAGCCATACGCAGTCTGCCGCAAGATATCGACGCACCGCCTGTAGTATCGAAGGCCGATGCCAACGCCTCGCCTATCATCTCCATGACCGTTCAAAGCGACACCCGCAACCAACTGCAGCTGACTGAGTATGCCGAGAACGTGCTGGTGGAAAGGTTTCAAACCATCCCTGGCGTCAGCAGCATCCAGATATGGGGCCAAAAGCGTTATGCCATGCGCATTTGGCTAGACCCGCTGAAGATGGCCGGCTACAGCATCACTTTCCAGGATATACAGGCTGCACTGAGCAAGCAGAACGTGGAGTTGCCTTCGGGCAAGCTGTCTGGCGCCAATACCGAGCTGTCTGTTCGCACCTTTGGCCGACTCAATACCGAAGAAGACTTCAATAACCTTATTGTAAAGAACGTGAACGGCGTCGACGTACAGCTGCGCAGCATTGGCGAAGCGGTACTCGGCCCGGAGAACGAGGAGTCAGTATTGAAGGAAAGCGCTATCCCGATGATCGCACTGGCGCTGACGCCACAACCCGGTTCCAATTACGTGGCCATAGCCGACGAATTCTATAAACGATATGGCGCTTTAAAGAAAGACATACCAGCCGATCTCAAGGTGGACATTGCATTGGACACCACTACCTATATCAAGAAGTCGATCTCGGAAGTGGAAGAAACGCTCCTGATCTCCTTCGTGTTAGTGATCATCATTATCTACCTTTTCTTCCGCGACTGGCTGATCGCCCTTCGTCCTTTGATAGATATACCGGTGAGCCTTATCGGCGCTTTCTTCATCATGTACCTGATGGGTTTCACCATCAACATCCTCACCCTGCTGGCCATCGTGCTCGCTACGGGTCTTGTGGTGGACGATGGTATCGTGGTAACCGAGAACATCTACAAACGTATTGAGAAGGGTATGGACAAACACCGCGCTGCCAAAGAAGGTAGCGAGGAGATATACTTCGCTGTTATCTCTACTTCCATCACGCTGGCTGTTGTATTCTTACCCATTCTCTTCCTGCAAGGTTTTACCGGGCGACTCTTCCAGGAGTTTGGCGTGGTAGTAGCAGGCGCTGTATTGATCTCAGCTTTCGTATCGCTAACACTGACACCGGTACTGAACGTACTCATGACCCGCAAGGTGCACAAGCATTCCCGTTTCTATGTAAAGACCGAACCATTCTTCGCCGGCATGGAGCACAACTACCGCCGCGGCGTGGAATGGGTCATGAAACGGAAGTGGATAGCCATTGCAGGTATCGCAGCCTGCTTTGCTGTGATCTTTATGATCGGCAGCCAACTGCAATCGGAACTGGCACCTCTCGAAGACCGCAGCCGTTTCCGTGCGCAGATATCAGCACCAGAAGGCACCTCGTACGACGCGATGGATAAGTACATGGACGACCTCGTTGGCGTAGTGCTCGACTCTGTGCCAGAGAAAGAAGTAGTTCTTTCAGTTACGGCTCCCAGCTTCTCGGGCTCGGGCGCTGTGAACACCGGCTTCATCAACGTGCGCCTGAAAGAACCTAACGAACGTACCCGCTCACAGGAAGAGATCGTACAGGCGGTGAACCGCAATTTTGGCAAGTTCACTTTTGGTAAGGCCTTCGCCATACAGGAGCAGACCATCTCTGTGCAGCGTGGTGGTAGCGCTTACCCCGTGGTATTCGTGCTGCAGAACATCAACTTTGACAAGTTGACCAAAGCGCTTCCGGTGTTTCTTGATGAAGTGGCTAAGAACCCGACCTTCCAGGGTACTGATGCTGACCTGAAATTCAACAAACCAGAGCTGACCATTTCTATCGACCGCGCCAAAGCATCGCAACTTGGCGTGTCGGTTGCAGACGTATCACAGACACTGCAGCTGGCTTTGAGTAACGGCCGCCTCGGATACTTCACCATGAACGGCAAGCAGTACCAGATACTGGGGCAGGTAGCCCGCCAGGACCGCGAAGCACCGGTTGACCTGAAAACCATTTATGTAAAGAACAACATCGGCGAGTTCATCTCGCTCGATAACCTGATATCGATGGCGGAGACCACCAGCCCTTCGCAGATCTACCACTACAACCGTTACAAGTCGGCTACCATATCTGCAGGCCTTGCACCCGGCAAAACTATTGGCGACGGCATCGCAGAGATGAACAAGATATACGAAAGCCTGAAGAAGCGTGGCGTGGTGGATGAGAGCTTCAGCACCTCGCTGGGCGGCGCTTCAAAAGACTATGTAGAATCTTCTTCGAACACTTTGTTTGCCTTCGTGCTGGCACTGGTGCTGATATACCTTATCCTCGCTGCACAGTTCGAAAGCTTTATCGATCCGCTCATCATCATGCTGACCGTGCCGCTGGCGATAGCCGGCGCCGTGCTGTCGCTGTGGCTGTTTGGGCATACGCTCAATATCTTCTCACAGATCGGCATGATCATGCTCATTGGCCTTGTGACCAAGAACGGTATCCTGATAGTGGAATATGCCAACCACATACGCGACCAGGGCAAATCGAAAGTGGAAGCTGCGGTTACCGCTGCGACCATGCGTTTGCGCCCTATCCTCATGACCAGCCTTGCGATGATATTCGGTGCTTTGCCGCTGGCACTTTCGCTGGGTGCGGCATCTACCAGCCGCATACCGCTGGGCGTGGTGATCGTGTATGGCGTGGCATTCTCCCTGATCTTATCTTTATTCATCCTACCGGTAATGTACACCTTCCTCTCGCGCAGGAAGGTGCAGGCAGTTACCGCTATCGACAAAATATCTGAATAG